The Erythrobacter aurantius genome includes a window with the following:
- a CDS encoding ribbon-helix-helix domain-containing protein, whose product MTPPYHPPVKRSIQIAGHKTSISLEPVFWDMLKEAAQNEGVAISALVGRIDAERIKSPTPPGLASAIRVWLVTQTIG is encoded by the coding sequence ATGACGCCGCCCTATCATCCCCCGGTCAAACGCTCGATCCAGATCGCCGGGCACAAGACCTCGATCAGCCTGGAGCCCGTATTCTGGGACATGCTCAAGGAAGCGGCACAAAACGAAGGCGTTGCGATCAGCGCGCTCGTCGGGCGGATCGATGCGGAGCGGATAAAGTCACCCACCCCGCCCGGCCTCGCCAGCGCGATCCGGGTGTGGTTGGTGACGCAGACTATAGGTTAG
- a CDS encoding helix-turn-helix domain-containing protein encodes MTAAIDQLTEKEKETLRLIVRGHDAKSAAIELDLSVHTINERLRSARRKLDVTSSREAARVLYESEAQAAERTPQKLAYEHLGDAAMLPSPDDPSIRKRGRSPALWIGGIIMMMTLAAVIAFVQSGGWEVQTGGWEARSEVADSSAAAQEDAIREQAAREWLALVDKSDLETSFAATTSAFRSAVDLAMFKSATAAARAPLGEVLERRAIQFTTVNEAGKTYEIALFRTDFENRVGVIERVAMERDGGQLKVGGYFIQ; translated from the coding sequence ATGACTGCCGCGATCGATCAACTGACCGAAAAGGAGAAGGAAACCCTGCGCCTGATCGTGCGCGGGCATGACGCCAAATCGGCGGCGATCGAGCTGGATCTCTCGGTGCATACGATCAACGAGAGGTTGCGATCCGCGCGGCGCAAGCTGGATGTCACCAGCAGCCGCGAAGCCGCGCGTGTGCTTTACGAGAGCGAAGCACAGGCCGCCGAGAGAACCCCCCAAAAACTTGCATACGAACATTTGGGGGATGCGGCGATGCTGCCATCGCCCGATGATCCTTCCATCAGGAAACGGGGCCGAAGCCCGGCTCTCTGGATTGGAGGAATTATCATGATGATGACACTCGCAGCCGTAATCGCGTTTGTTCAATCGGGCGGATGGGAAGTGCAAACTGGTGGCTGGGAAGCCCGGTCTGAAGTGGCGGATTCATCCGCCGCTGCGCAGGAAGATGCAATCCGCGAACAAGCTGCACGGGAATGGCTGGCTCTGGTCGACAAGAGCGATCTGGAAACCAGCTTTGCGGCAACCACGTCAGCTTTCCGCTCTGCCGTGGACCTTGCCATGTTCAAATCCGCAACCGCTGCAGCAAGGGCGCCACTCGGCGAAGTGTTGGAACGACGGGCAATCCAGTTCACTACCGTGAATGAAGCGGGCAAAACCTATGAAATCGCGCTGTTCCGCACCGATTTCGAAAACCGCGTTGGCGTGATCGAGCGCGTCGCGATGGAACGCGATGGCGGGCAGTTGAAAGTCGGCGGCTATTTCATCCAGTAG
- a CDS encoding PilZ domain-containing protein produces the protein MSPGVQASTKDAKADANPSRRKATLLRTAKVICEAGEYLCLIRELSEIGLSLKFLHEAPRETRILLQLTNGLTYPIERVWAGREQAGYRFGNGIDLTEFLNEDAPHGCRPVRLTLSAPAVITDGQRRAKVALRDLSREGARFESDAIHPCGTILSFEALGLPQRLGEVRWQDGRLFGMQFNHPLTLQQLADASLSLQPMLNRGPDLATAALKRSRAA, from the coding sequence ATGTCGCCAGGAGTTCAAGCAAGTACGAAAGACGCAAAGGCTGATGCCAACCCGTCGCGGCGCAAGGCAACGCTGCTGCGCACGGCGAAGGTGATCTGCGAGGCGGGCGAATATCTTTGCCTGATCCGCGAGCTTTCGGAAATCGGCCTCAGCCTCAAATTCCTGCACGAAGCTCCGCGCGAAACGCGGATCCTGTTGCAGCTGACCAACGGCCTCACTTACCCGATCGAACGGGTCTGGGCCGGGCGCGAACAGGCCGGGTACCGCTTCGGCAATGGCATCGATCTGACGGAGTTCCTGAACGAGGATGCCCCGCATGGTTGCCGCCCCGTCAGGCTGACACTTTCGGCTCCCGCCGTGATCACCGACGGTCAGCGTCGCGCCAAGGTGGCATTGAGGGATCTTTCGCGCGAGGGTGCCCGCTTTGAAAGCGATGCGATCCACCCCTGCGGCACGATCCTCAGCTTCGAAGCTCTCGGGCTGCCGCAAAGGCTGGGCGAGGTGCGGTGGCAGGACGGGCGACTGTTCGGGATGCAGTTCAACCATCCGCTGACGTTGCAGCAACTCGCGGATGCATCGCTTTCCCTCCAGCCGATGCTCAATCGCGGGCCCGATCTCGCCACCGCGGCGCTCAAGCGCTCGCGCGCGGCGTGA
- a CDS encoding ankyrin repeat domain-containing protein has protein sequence MARKRKTLPKEFDEILRSGDLSAMRAVFDACELDAQGSYLKHTALAYVDCPDDLARWLVAEGADLEAADRYGRSPLHSRAGHWQGDIAVLIELGAKVDRPDGAESPLHAAARVQNLAAARLLLEHGARWNARDHHGLTPLAAGLQQCSNASLAAMASMAELLLEAGGTGPKPGLFTRLIGKAPRSEADDPALKAMVRKLGENFEFHRTDFNPDTVDEASAGLERLYALFSVPPVPRRDLHPIDKPIILPEGGWQDAHQALWKALVPGTGAAPSVQGEVIRISGRVADEIVRNGGINWDDNYREMVDAFDAHMASGMPLPDEALARSRVTASEIRRKRGDPAVLMELAVQWVALNPMPIALAKPDYDR, from the coding sequence ATGGCCCGCAAGCGCAAGACTTTACCCAAGGAGTTTGACGAGATCCTCCGGTCCGGTGATCTGTCAGCCATGCGTGCGGTGTTTGATGCCTGCGAGCTGGATGCCCAAGGGAGCTATCTGAAACACACAGCACTCGCCTATGTAGATTGCCCTGATGACCTCGCGCGCTGGCTTGTCGCCGAAGGGGCCGACCTTGAGGCAGCCGACAGATACGGCCGATCCCCTTTGCATTCGCGGGCCGGGCATTGGCAAGGTGACATTGCGGTACTCATCGAGCTTGGGGCCAAGGTCGATCGCCCCGACGGAGCTGAAAGCCCGCTGCACGCTGCCGCTCGGGTCCAGAATCTCGCTGCCGCGCGCTTGTTGCTGGAACATGGGGCGCGCTGGAATGCGCGCGATCACCATGGGCTGACCCCCCTTGCAGCGGGATTGCAACAGTGCAGCAACGCCTCGCTCGCTGCCATGGCGTCGATGGCCGAACTCCTGCTTGAGGCCGGCGGTACAGGCCCGAAGCCCGGCCTGTTCACCCGACTCATTGGCAAGGCTCCGCGCAGCGAGGCCGATGATCCCGCGCTCAAGGCAATGGTGCGAAAGCTGGGGGAGAATTTCGAATTCCATCGTACCGACTTCAATCCGGACACGGTCGATGAAGCGAGCGCAGGCCTTGAGCGACTGTATGCGTTGTTCTCGGTACCCCCGGTTCCCCGCCGGGATCTGCACCCGATCGACAAGCCGATCATCTTGCCTGAGGGTGGCTGGCAAGACGCGCATCAGGCGCTTTGGAAGGCACTTGTCCCCGGCACGGGTGCAGCGCCGAGTGTGCAAGGCGAGGTCATCCGCATTTCCGGGCGTGTCGCGGATGAGATTGTCCGCAACGGCGGGATCAACTGGGACGATAACTACCGCGAGATGGTCGATGCTTTCGACGCTCATATGGCATCGGGCATGCCGCTGCCGGATGAAGCGCTTGCCAGGTCGCGTGTTACGGCAAGCGAGATACGGCGCAAGCGGGGCGATCCTGCGGTCTTGATGGAGCTAGCGGTCCAATGGGTCGCGCTGAACCCCATGCCGATCGCATTGGCAAAGCCCGACTACGACCGGTGA
- a CDS encoding OB-fold-containig protein, which translates to MILLEPHNMPFAIALAALFVIAFLQVIGAGDLFEGADDIEIEMDADVADGLEASGFMDGLFTLLGLGKVPFLIWLSCLLFVFSVIGVFGQWIISGVTGAPLGAGFAALLAGAAALPLNGLFVRPIGALLPKDESTAVNLESLVRRDAVIQTGTARTASPARAKVKDAFGHPHFVMVEPHDPTAELAEGETVMLVRREGQVFFGVRYESPMLRP; encoded by the coding sequence ATGATCCTGCTTGAGCCGCACAACATGCCGTTCGCCATTGCTCTGGCCGCGCTCTTCGTCATCGCGTTTCTGCAGGTTATCGGCGCTGGCGACCTGTTCGAGGGTGCCGACGATATCGAGATCGAAATGGATGCGGATGTTGCCGACGGGCTTGAAGCCAGTGGCTTCATGGACGGGCTGTTCACGCTGCTGGGGCTCGGCAAGGTTCCGTTCCTGATCTGGCTGTCTTGCCTGCTGTTCGTTTTCTCCGTCATTGGAGTGTTCGGCCAGTGGATTATCAGCGGTGTGACGGGCGCGCCGCTGGGTGCCGGTTTCGCGGCCTTGCTGGCGGGCGCTGCCGCGCTGCCGCTTAACGGACTGTTTGTCCGCCCGATCGGCGCCTTGCTGCCCAAGGACGAATCCACGGCGGTCAATCTGGAAAGCCTGGTGCGGCGCGATGCCGTGATCCAGACCGGCACAGCCCGCACTGCATCGCCCGCGCGCGCCAAGGTGAAAGACGCGTTCGGCCATCCTCATTTCGTCATGGTCGAGCCACATGATCCCACCGCAGAGCTGGCCGAAGGCGAAACCGTGATGCTGGTGCGCCGCGAAGGGCAGGTGTTCTTCGGCGTACGATACGAAAGCCCGATGCTTAGGCCCTGA
- a CDS encoding flotillin family protein, with product MDLWTIITIGGGGIALLLIIFIMLTTLYRRASKEIAFVRTGVGGEKVVMNGGALVLPVFHETMPVNMNTLVLSVVRKDTEALITLDRLRIDVKAEFYVRVRPDAGAIAMAAQTLGMRTMQPDALKDLVEGKFVDALRSVAAGMSMNELHEQRADFVQKVQQVSSNDLAMNGLELESVSLTGLDQTSIEHFNANNAFDAEGLTKLTEQIEARKKLRNDIEQDTRVQIETKNLEADQRSFEIGRDKEYARLQQEREVEIRRAAQMSEIAREQAERQREADAARIEAKKQVDAQQIEADRLVEEARIDQQRALEIARQEQQIAVQNKSREESQAKAEADDARAKAVEAEERVTTSRESEIAERQKKIELIEAAKQAERDAIKIKVDAEAERDAALNRAEAIRREAEGEAEAEKLRAEAARVRFEVEAAGQRAVNEAANILSMDQISLQTKLALLKVLPEVIRESAKPMEAIDSIKIVQVDGLTNGGGSGGKGAAGGGTGNLATDAVSAALAYRVQAPVLDGLMKELGLDGSNLSGLVNGAASGVGGVDLGTGKAPADAEAHVADQRKTAPNKDDSQSAEG from the coding sequence ATGGACCTTTGGACGATCATCACCATCGGCGGCGGCGGTATCGCGCTGCTGCTTATCATCTTCATCATGCTCACGACCCTTTATCGTCGTGCATCGAAGGAAATCGCCTTCGTTCGCACCGGTGTCGGTGGTGAAAAGGTGGTGATGAATGGCGGCGCGCTGGTGCTGCCGGTGTTCCATGAAACCATGCCGGTCAACATGAACACGCTCGTGCTGAGCGTGGTGCGCAAGGACACCGAGGCGCTGATCACGCTCGATCGTCTGCGGATCGACGTGAAGGCCGAATTCTACGTTCGCGTGCGCCCCGATGCCGGGGCAATCGCGATGGCGGCGCAGACCTTGGGCATGCGCACGATGCAGCCTGATGCTCTCAAGGATCTGGTTGAAGGCAAGTTCGTCGACGCGCTGCGTTCCGTCGCAGCCGGCATGAGCATGAACGAATTGCACGAACAGCGCGCCGATTTCGTCCAGAAGGTGCAGCAGGTTTCATCCAACGACCTCGCGATGAACGGACTCGAACTGGAATCGGTCTCGCTCACCGGGCTTGACCAGACCAGCATCGAACACTTCAACGCCAACAACGCGTTTGACGCCGAAGGTCTCACCAAGCTGACCGAGCAGATCGAAGCCCGCAAGAAGCTGCGCAACGACATCGAACAGGACACCCGCGTCCAGATCGAGACGAAGAATCTGGAAGCCGATCAGCGCAGCTTCGAGATCGGTCGCGACAAGGAATACGCCCGCCTCCAACAGGAACGCGAAGTCGAAATCCGTCGCGCTGCGCAAATGTCCGAAATCGCCCGCGAGCAGGCGGAGCGTCAGCGCGAAGCGGACGCCGCACGGATCGAAGCCAAGAAGCAGGTCGACGCCCAGCAGATCGAGGCTGATCGTCTCGTAGAGGAAGCGCGGATCGACCAACAGCGTGCGCTAGAAATCGCCCGGCAGGAACAGCAGATCGCGGTGCAGAACAAGAGCCGCGAAGAAAGTCAGGCGAAAGCCGAAGCCGACGATGCGCGCGCCAAGGCGGTCGAGGCGGAGGAACGCGTCACCACATCACGTGAGAGCGAGATTGCCGAGCGTCAGAAGAAAATCGAACTGATCGAAGCGGCCAAACAGGCCGAACGCGACGCGATCAAGATCAAGGTCGATGCCGAGGCCGAGCGTGACGCTGCATTGAACCGCGCCGAGGCGATCCGCCGCGAAGCCGAAGGTGAGGCAGAGGCCGAGAAACTCCGCGCAGAAGCAGCGCGCGTCCGTTTCGAGGTCGAGGCTGCCGGCCAACGCGCCGTCAACGAAGCTGCGAACATCCTCTCGATGGATCAGATCAGCCTTCAGACCAAGCTGGCTTTGCTCAAGGTCCTCCCCGAAGTCATTCGCGAAAGCGCGAAGCCGATGGAAGCGATCGATTCCATCAAGATCGTGCAGGTCGACGGCCTCACCAATGGGGGCGGATCGGGCGGCAAGGGCGCTGCGGGCGGCGGTACCGGCAACCTTGCGACCGATGCCGTGTCCGCCGCGCTTGCCTATCGCGTGCAAGCTCCTGTGCTTGACGGGCTGATGAAGGAACTGGGCCTTGATGGCTCCAATCTTTCGGGTCTGGTTAACGGGGCGGCCAGCGGAGTAGGCGGGGTTGACCTCGGTACCGGCAAGGCGCCGGCGGATGCGGAAGCGCACGTCGCGGACCAGCGCAAGACTGCTCCGAACAAGGACGACAGTCAGAGCGCCGAGGGTTAA
- a CDS encoding cytochrome P450, with product MSQTAILPTDLAKAVIDPHSYAEWNGLLDAFDHIRGTTPVAKVVPEIEGLFEPFWLVTAYDDVMRISKDNATFLNNPRPVVFSFNQAIEFSRAATGSNMLVDSLVVFDAPIHPKYRKLTQDWFMPRNLARIEAEIRELAHRTVDRMIAAGPELDFVKEVAGPYPLRVVMQILGVPPEDEPRMQMLTQQLFGGQDKDLSGTGMDNMTPEQVVQIVAGAVKTFEDYFAGIAEDRRRHPTDDVASVIANALVDGEPLPPRDMAGYYIIVATAGHDTTSASTAGAMQALANDPEQWARVKADRSLLPGIVEEAIRWTSPVQHFMRTAACDVEIGGQEVKAGDWMMINYVAANHDPAQFANPRKFDASRSPNRHLAFGAGAHQCLGLHLARLEMRILFEALLDRVERVEPAGEAKRATSTFVGGLKTLPLKIRAG from the coding sequence GTGAGCCAAACTGCCATCCTGCCGACCGATCTCGCCAAGGCGGTGATCGATCCTCATTCCTACGCCGAATGGAACGGGCTGCTCGACGCATTCGACCATATCCGGGGCACTACCCCTGTGGCGAAGGTGGTTCCCGAGATCGAGGGTTTGTTCGAACCCTTCTGGCTCGTCACCGCCTATGACGATGTGATGCGCATTTCGAAGGATAATGCGACATTCCTCAACAACCCCCGCCCGGTGGTCTTCAGCTTCAACCAGGCTATCGAGTTCTCCCGTGCGGCGACGGGTTCCAATATGCTGGTGGATTCATTGGTGGTGTTCGATGCACCAATTCACCCCAAGTACCGCAAGCTGACGCAGGACTGGTTCATGCCGCGCAATCTCGCACGGATCGAAGCGGAGATCCGGGAGCTTGCGCACAGGACCGTTGATCGCATGATCGCGGCCGGACCGGAGCTGGATTTCGTCAAGGAGGTGGCCGGGCCCTACCCGCTGCGCGTGGTGATGCAGATCCTCGGGGTGCCGCCTGAGGACGAGCCGCGCATGCAAATGCTTACCCAGCAATTGTTCGGCGGGCAGGACAAGGACCTTTCGGGGACGGGCATGGACAACATGACCCCGGAACAGGTGGTGCAGATTGTTGCAGGAGCGGTGAAGACCTTCGAGGATTACTTTGCCGGGATAGCCGAGGACAGGCGGCGCCACCCGACCGATGATGTCGCCAGCGTTATCGCCAATGCGCTGGTGGATGGTGAGCCGCTGCCGCCGCGCGATATGGCCGGGTATTACATCATCGTCGCTACGGCGGGCCACGACACCACGTCGGCAAGCACGGCAGGGGCAATGCAGGCGCTTGCGAACGATCCCGAGCAGTGGGCACGAGTGAAGGCAGATCGTTCGCTGCTACCCGGGATTGTTGAGGAAGCGATTCGTTGGACCAGCCCGGTGCAGCACTTCATGCGCACGGCGGCATGCGATGTCGAAATTGGCGGGCAGGAGGTCAAGGCGGGCGACTGGATGATGATCAATTACGTCGCTGCCAATCATGACCCGGCTCAATTCGCCAATCCGCGCAAGTTTGATGCTTCGCGTTCGCCAAACCGGCATCTGGCGTTTGGTGCCGGGGCGCATCAATGCCTGGGCCTGCATCTGGCCCGGCTCGAAATGCGCATTCTGTTCGAAGCATTGCTTGACCGGGTCGAGAGGGTCGAACCGGCTGGCGAAGCAAAACGGGCAACCAGCACGTTTGTTGGCGGTTTGAAGACGCTTCCACTAAAGATCAGGGCGGGGTAA
- the murA gene encoding UDP-N-acetylglucosamine 1-carboxyvinyltransferase, translated as MDKLIIRGGNRLSGTIPISGAKNAALTLIPCALLTEEPVTLRNLPRLADIDGFQHLMNQFGVTTVIQGTRPEDFGRVMSMEATRITSTVAPYDLVRKMRASILVLGPMLARMGEATVSMPGGCAIGNRPIDLHLKALEAFGAKIELAQGYVKATAPEGGLPGGEFDFPVVSVGATENAVMAAVLANGTCKLFNAAREPEIVDLCNLLVAMGAEIEGIGTSDLTIHGVKRLHGATYRVMPDRIEAGSYACAAAITGGDVRLEGANAHDMASTIHALRAIGVEIDEDKKGITVRANGKLKPANLTTAPFPGLATDMQAQLMSLLCKAEGTSVLKETIFENRFMHVPELARMGADIATEGRTAIVKGPVKLTGAEVMATDLRASMSLIIAALAAEGETTVRRIYHLDRGYERLEEKLQLVGADIERVDD; from the coding sequence ATGGACAAACTCATCATTCGTGGCGGCAACCGCCTTTCCGGCACCATTCCGATCTCGGGGGCCAAGAACGCCGCCCTCACCCTGATCCCCTGCGCTCTGCTTACCGAAGAGCCGGTGACGCTGCGCAACCTGCCGCGGCTGGCGGACATCGACGGTTTCCAGCACCTGATGAACCAGTTCGGTGTCACCACCGTCATCCAGGGGACGCGGCCCGAAGATTTCGGGCGCGTGATGAGCATGGAGGCGACGCGCATCACCTCCACCGTCGCGCCATACGATCTGGTCCGCAAGATGCGCGCGTCGATCCTCGTGCTTGGTCCGATGCTGGCCCGTATGGGTGAGGCCACGGTGTCGATGCCCGGTGGCTGCGCCATCGGCAACCGGCCCATCGACCTGCACCTGAAGGCACTTGAAGCCTTCGGGGCGAAGATCGAGCTGGCGCAAGGCTACGTGAAGGCGACCGCGCCTGAAGGCGGATTGCCCGGCGGCGAGTTCGACTTTCCGGTCGTATCCGTCGGCGCGACCGAGAACGCGGTGATGGCAGCCGTGCTCGCCAACGGAACCTGCAAGCTCTTCAACGCCGCACGCGAGCCGGAGATCGTTGACCTGTGCAACCTGTTGGTGGCGATGGGCGCGGAGATCGAAGGTATCGGCACCTCCGACCTCACCATCCACGGGGTCAAGCGGCTGCATGGCGCGACCTACCGGGTCATGCCCGACCGGATCGAAGCCGGTTCCTATGCTTGCGCCGCCGCCATCACCGGAGGCGACGTGCGGCTGGAAGGTGCCAACGCGCATGACATGGCTTCGACCATTCACGCCCTGCGCGCCATCGGAGTCGAGATCGACGAGGACAAGAAGGGCATCACCGTCCGCGCCAACGGCAAGCTCAAGCCGGCAAATCTCACCACTGCGCCTTTCCCCGGCCTTGCCACCGACATGCAGGCACAATTGATGAGCCTGCTGTGCAAGGCCGAAGGCACCAGCGTCCTCAAGGAAACGATCTTCGAAAACCGTTTCATGCACGTGCCTGAACTGGCGCGCATGGGGGCTGACATCGCCACCGAAGGTCGCACCGCGATTGTCAAAGGGCCGGTCAAGCTGACCGGAGCCGAAGTCATGGCGACCGATCTGCGCGCTTCGATGAGCCTGATCATCGCCGCGCTCGCCGCGGAAGGCGAGACGACCGTGCGCCGCATCTATCACCTCGACCGCGGATACGAGCGGCTGGAGGAGAAGCTGCAACTGGTGGGCGCCGATATCGAACGCGTCGACGACTAA
- a CDS encoding acyl-CoA synthetase, with translation MNLHPVAHAVSRPDHPAVIMSGSGAQMTFKEMDDAANRFSHLVRARGLGVGDAFAVLLENRIEYFTLIWGSQRAGTMLVPISTRLTAPEIAYILKDSEAKFLITSDAYRGVLDGIRAECPELPILVVDGDAGDSFHQELSAQPVEPIADQSAGMVMLYSSGTTGRPKGIRPAPPADPDPFAPVPLMGLATMGAGMPADGSMVYLSPAPLYHAAPIGWCSVAHRLGATIVVMEKFDPEAALAAIEKYRVTDSQWVPTHFVRFLKLEPEVRQRYDLSSHQRALHAAAPCPVPIKREMIEWWGPIVNEYYAGSESIGMTLVKSEQWLAHPGTVGLPIYGKLHICGPDGEELPAGQDGLIYFENDLLPTYHNDPEKTREAMHPKGWMTLGDIGHVDADGFLYLTDRKSHMIISGGVNIYPQEIENLLVTHEKIMDAAVIGAPCPDLGEKVVAVVQPRDMADAGDALEAELREFLAPSLSRIKMPKLFDFRPDLPREANGKLYKRELRDEYAAKAAS, from the coding sequence ATGAATTTGCATCCGGTTGCGCATGCCGTGAGTCGTCCTGATCACCCCGCCGTCATCATGTCCGGCAGCGGTGCGCAGATGACGTTCAAGGAGATGGACGACGCAGCGAACCGCTTTTCCCATCTGGTGCGCGCGCGGGGATTGGGCGTCGGCGATGCCTTTGCGGTACTGCTCGAAAATCGAATTGAGTATTTCACGCTGATCTGGGGTTCCCAGCGTGCAGGGACGATGCTGGTGCCGATTTCGACCCGGCTGACCGCACCCGAAATCGCCTATATCCTGAAAGACAGCGAAGCGAAGTTTCTGATCACGTCGGATGCCTATCGCGGCGTTCTCGACGGAATTCGCGCCGAATGCCCCGAATTGCCCATTCTCGTAGTCGATGGAGATGCTGGCGACAGCTTTCATCAGGAACTCTCGGCCCAGCCCGTTGAGCCGATCGCCGATCAGAGTGCGGGTATGGTGATGCTGTATTCGTCTGGTACGACTGGGCGCCCGAAAGGCATTCGCCCGGCGCCGCCGGCGGATCCCGATCCCTTTGCGCCCGTGCCCTTGATGGGGCTGGCGACCATGGGGGCAGGGATGCCTGCCGACGGCTCCATGGTCTATCTTTCCCCCGCGCCGCTGTATCATGCAGCGCCCATTGGCTGGTGTTCTGTCGCTCACCGTCTGGGAGCGACAATTGTTGTGATGGAAAAATTCGATCCCGAGGCTGCCCTTGCCGCGATCGAGAAATACCGGGTGACCGACAGCCAATGGGTGCCCACGCATTTCGTGCGCTTCCTGAAGCTCGAACCAGAGGTCCGCCAGCGCTATGATCTGTCCAGCCATCAGCGCGCACTTCACGCCGCAGCGCCTTGCCCTGTACCGATCAAGCGCGAAATGATCGAATGGTGGGGTCCGATCGTAAATGAATATTATGCCGGCAGCGAAAGCATCGGCATGACGCTGGTGAAGAGCGAGCAATGGCTCGCCCATCCCGGCACTGTCGGGTTGCCAATCTATGGCAAGCTGCATATCTGCGGCCCCGATGGCGAGGAATTGCCCGCGGGTCAGGATGGCCTGATCTATTTCGAGAACGATCTTCTGCCGACCTACCACAACGATCCGGAGAAGACCCGCGAGGCAATGCATCCGAAAGGCTGGATGACCTTGGGCGATATCGGCCATGTCGATGCGGACGGTTTCCTCTACCTCACCGATCGCAAGAGCCACATGATCATCTCTGGCGGCGTGAACATCTATCCGCAGGAGATCGAGAACCTGCTGGTCACCCACGAGAAGATCATGGATGCGGCCGTTATCGGCGCGCCGTGCCCCGATCTGGGGGAAAAGGTCGTCGCGGTGGTGCAGCCGCGCGACATGGCAGACGCGGGCGACGCGCTTGAAGCGGAGCTGCGTGAATTCCTTGCGCCAAGCCTTTCGCGGATCAAGATGCCCAAGTTGTTCGATTTCCGCCCCGACCTCCCGCGAGAGGCCAATGGCAAGCTCTACAAGCGCGAGTTGCGCGATGAATATGCGGCGAAAGCCGCGTCGTGA
- the galU gene encoding UTP--glucose-1-phosphate uridylyltransferase GalU, with translation MNSQKPIKKAVFPVAGLGTRFLPATKAIPKELLPIVDRPLIQYAVDEAREAGIEQMIFVTGRGKTAIVEHFDMAYELESTMSERGKDMSVLDPTRATPGDIITVRQQVPMGLGHAIWCARAIVGDEPFAIFLPDELMIGHKGGTGCMKQMVDAYEQVGGNLISVLEVPMEEVSSYGVIDPGAADGALTEVKGLVEKPPVEKAPSNKIISGRYILQPEVMRTLENQEKGAGGEIQLTDAMARMIGTQPFHAVTFDGKRYDCGSKTGFVEATLALALEREDMGAEVRAIAERLLAR, from the coding sequence ATGAACAGCCAGAAACCGATCAAGAAGGCCGTATTCCCGGTAGCCGGGCTCGGCACACGCTTCCTTCCCGCGACAAAGGCGATCCCGAAGGAATTGCTGCCGATCGTGGATCGACCCTTGATCCAGTACGCCGTGGACGAAGCGCGCGAGGCGGGGATCGAGCAGATGATCTTCGTCACTGGCCGCGGCAAGACCGCGATCGTCGAACATTTCGACATGGCCTATGAACTCGAAAGCACGATGAGCGAACGCGGCAAGGACATGAGCGTGCTCGACCCGACCCGTGCGACTCCGGGTGACATCATCACGGTCCGCCAGCAGGTTCCGATGGGGCTGGGTCACGCGATCTGGTGTGCGCGGGCCATCGTGGGGGACGAACCCTTCGCCATCTTCCTGCCGGACGAGCTGATGATCGGCCACAAGGGCGGCACCGGCTGCATGAAGCAGATGGTGGACGCCTATGAACAGGTCGGCGGCAATCTGATCAGCGTGCTGGAAGTGCCGATGGAGGAAGTCTCCAGCTATGGCGTGATTGATCCGGGCGCGGCCGACGGCGCATTGACCGAGGTGAAGGGACTGGTTGAGAAGCCGCCGGTCGAAAAGGCACCCTCGAACAAGATCATTTCGGGCCGTTACATCCTGCAACCCGAAGTGATGCGTACGCTCGAAAATCAGGAGAAGGGCGCGGGCGGTGAAATCCAGCTGACCGATGCGATGGCGCGGATGATCGGGACTCAGCCGTTTCACGCAGTCACCTTCGATGGCAAGCGTTACGATTGCGGCAGCAAGACGGGTTTCGTCGAGGCGACTTTGGCGCTGGCGCTTGAGCGCGAAGACATGGGCGCCGAGGTGCGAGCGATAGCGGAGCGGCTTTTGGCGCGTTAG
- a CDS encoding RidA family protein, with amino-acid sequence MDKKTHNPTPWLQHFGLHHGVEVSGATRTLYLSGQTASDADGAPLHPGDLVAQYASAWQCLMDALASAGMDASNFVRLNFYTTDVAGFMEQAEAITAHHIGAGATIASTLLGVQALYHPDIMIEIEATAVA; translated from the coding sequence ATGGACAAGAAAACACACAATCCGACGCCGTGGCTGCAGCATTTCGGGCTGCACCACGGGGTCGAAGTCAGCGGCGCGACGCGCACGCTCTATCTTTCGGGGCAAACCGCATCCGATGCCGATGGCGCACCGCTCCATCCGGGCGATCTCGTCGCGCAATATGCCTCCGCATGGCAGTGCCTTATGGACGCGCTCGCTTCGGCGGGAATGGATGCGAGCAATTTCGTGCGGCTCAATTTCTACACCACCGATGTCGCCGGATTCATGGAACAGGCCGAAGCCATCACCGCGCATCACATCGGGGCCGGGGCGACCATTGCCAGCACGCTGCTGGGGGTTCAGGCGCTTTACCATCCCGATATCATGATCGAAATCGAGGCAACTGCCGTCGCCTGA